Proteins encoded in a region of the Oncorhynchus gorbuscha isolate QuinsamMale2020 ecotype Even-year linkage group LG16, OgorEven_v1.0, whole genome shotgun sequence genome:
- the LOC123999567 gene encoding glycerol-3-phosphate acyltransferase 3-like isoform X2, translated as MTDLCEGGMDDLWSITTLLLQVWFSVMIGLIMIPAMFGLSLGVTSVYIQILVKILEWATLRIQRGHRDRPTLPVPAPLPNGLIQREGGSMEQEMGELRRYRTQSISRGEFALSDSFYFYRKGLESIVDDQVTQRFSSEELVSWNLLTRTNHNFHYISLRLTIIWGLGVIIRYCVLFPLRITLAIIGISWLVIGTTLVGFLPNRRVKNWLSELVHLMCYRICARGLSATIQYHNKNNKPQKGGICVANHTSPIDIVILANDGCYAMVGQSHSGLMGVIQRSMVRSCPHVWFERSEMRDRHAVTSRLRAHVAAKRNLPILIFPEGTCINNTSVMMFKKGSFEIGGTIYPVAIKYDPRFGDAFWNSAKYNMEGEDATKFANRVKSAIAHQGGLLDMAWDGSLKRDKVKEEFKEHQQKMYSSMVVGKKARDSQEPHTESTNS; from the exons ATGACAGATCTctgtgagggagggatggatgaccTGTGGAGTATAACGACTTTGTTGCTGCAGGTGTGGTTCTCCGTGATGATTGGGCTCATCATGATACCTGCTATGTTTGGCCTCTCCCTGGGGGTCACTTCGGTCTATATTCAGATTCTGGTCAAAATATTGGAG TGGGCCACCCTGCGGATCCAGAGAGGACACAGGGATCGACCCACTCTGCCCGTGCCTGCTCCGCTACCCAATG gaCTCATCCAGAGGGAGGGTGGCTCTATGGAACAGGAGATGGGGGAGCTGCGTCGGTATCGTACCCAGTCCATATCGAGGGGAGAGTTTGCGCTGAGCGACTCATTCTACTTCTACAGAAAGGGCCTGGAGAGCATCGTGGATGACCAGGTCACTCAGCGCTTCTCCTCTGAGGAGCTGGTCTCCTGGAACCTCCTGACCCGCACAAACCACAACTTTCACTACATCAGCCTGCGCCTCACCATCATCTGGGGCCTGGGCGTGATCATACGTTACTGTGTCCTTTTCCCTCTCAG GATAACCCTGGCAATCATAGGGATTAGCTGGCTGGTGATCGGGACAACTTTGGTGGGGTTTCTACCTAACAGGAG AGTGAAGAACTGGCTCAGTGAGTTAGTCCATCTGATGTGCTATAGGATCTGTGCCAGAGGCCTCTCTGCCACCATCCAATACCACAACAA AAATAATAAACCACAAAAAGGAGGAATATGCGTAGCAAACCACACCTCACCTATTGACATTGTCATTTTGGCCAATGATGGATGCTACGCTATG GTGGGTCAAAGTCACAGTGGGCTGATGGGGGTCATCCAGAGATCAATGGTGAGGTCCTGCCCACATGTGTGGTTTGAGAGGTCGGAGATGAGAGACCGGCATGCTGTTACCAGTAG ATTGAGGGCTCATGTTGCAGCGAAGCGCAATCTACCCATTTTGATTTTCCCAGAGG GTACCTGCATCAACAACACATCAGTCATGATGTTCAAGAAGGGAAGCTTTGAGATTGGAGGGACAATATACCCAGTTGCAATCAAG TATGACCCACGCTTTGGAGATGCCTTCTGGAACAGTGCCAAGTACAACATG GAAGGGGAAGATGCTACCAAGTTTGCCAACCGAGTGAAGTCTGCTATTGCACATCAGGGAGGGCTGTTGGACATGGCGTG gGATGGGAGCTTGAAGAGAGACAAGGTGAAAGAAGAATTTAAAGAGCATCAACAGAAGATGTACAGCAGTATGGTTGTGGGAAAGAAAGCTAGAGACTCACAAGAGCCTCACACAGAGAGCACCAATAGCTAA
- the LOC123999567 gene encoding glycerol-3-phosphate acyltransferase 3-like isoform X1 produces MTDLCEGGMDDLWSITTLLLQVWFSVMIGLIMIPAMFGLSLGVTSVYIQILVKILEWATLRIQRGHRDRPTLPVPAPLPNGLIQREGGSMEQEMGELRRYRTQSISRGEFALSDSFYFYRKGLESIVDDQVTQRFSSEELVSWNLLTRTNHNFHYISLRLTIIWGLGVIIRYCVLFPLRITLAIIGISWLVIGTTLVGFLPNRRVKNWLSELVHLMCYRICARGLSATIQYHNKNNKPQKGGICVANHTSPIDIVILANDGCYAMVGQSHSGLMGVIQRSMVRSCPHVWFERSEMRDRHAVTSRLRAHVAAKRNLPILIFPEGTCINNTSVMMFKKGSFEIGGTIYPVAIKYDPRFGDAFWNSAKYNMVSYLLRMMTSWAIVVNVWYLPPMTRQEGEDATKFANRVKSAIAHQGGLLDMAWDGSLKRDKVKEEFKEHQQKMYSSMVVGKKARDSQEPHTESTNS; encoded by the exons ATGACAGATCTctgtgagggagggatggatgaccTGTGGAGTATAACGACTTTGTTGCTGCAGGTGTGGTTCTCCGTGATGATTGGGCTCATCATGATACCTGCTATGTTTGGCCTCTCCCTGGGGGTCACTTCGGTCTATATTCAGATTCTGGTCAAAATATTGGAG TGGGCCACCCTGCGGATCCAGAGAGGACACAGGGATCGACCCACTCTGCCCGTGCCTGCTCCGCTACCCAATG gaCTCATCCAGAGGGAGGGTGGCTCTATGGAACAGGAGATGGGGGAGCTGCGTCGGTATCGTACCCAGTCCATATCGAGGGGAGAGTTTGCGCTGAGCGACTCATTCTACTTCTACAGAAAGGGCCTGGAGAGCATCGTGGATGACCAGGTCACTCAGCGCTTCTCCTCTGAGGAGCTGGTCTCCTGGAACCTCCTGACCCGCACAAACCACAACTTTCACTACATCAGCCTGCGCCTCACCATCATCTGGGGCCTGGGCGTGATCATACGTTACTGTGTCCTTTTCCCTCTCAG GATAACCCTGGCAATCATAGGGATTAGCTGGCTGGTGATCGGGACAACTTTGGTGGGGTTTCTACCTAACAGGAG AGTGAAGAACTGGCTCAGTGAGTTAGTCCATCTGATGTGCTATAGGATCTGTGCCAGAGGCCTCTCTGCCACCATCCAATACCACAACAA AAATAATAAACCACAAAAAGGAGGAATATGCGTAGCAAACCACACCTCACCTATTGACATTGTCATTTTGGCCAATGATGGATGCTACGCTATG GTGGGTCAAAGTCACAGTGGGCTGATGGGGGTCATCCAGAGATCAATGGTGAGGTCCTGCCCACATGTGTGGTTTGAGAGGTCGGAGATGAGAGACCGGCATGCTGTTACCAGTAG ATTGAGGGCTCATGTTGCAGCGAAGCGCAATCTACCCATTTTGATTTTCCCAGAGG GTACCTGCATCAACAACACATCAGTCATGATGTTCAAGAAGGGAAGCTTTGAGATTGGAGGGACAATATACCCAGTTGCAATCAAG TATGACCCACGCTTTGGAGATGCCTTCTGGAACAGTGCCAAGTACAACATGGTGAGCTACCTACTGAGAATGATGACTAGCTGGGCCATCGTGGTCAATGTGTGGTACCTGCCCCCAATGACCAGACAG GAAGGGGAAGATGCTACCAAGTTTGCCAACCGAGTGAAGTCTGCTATTGCACATCAGGGAGGGCTGTTGGACATGGCGTG gGATGGGAGCTTGAAGAGAGACAAGGTGAAAGAAGAATTTAAAGAGCATCAACAGAAGATGTACAGCAGTATGGTTGTGGGAAAGAAAGCTAGAGACTCACAAGAGCCTCACACAGAGAGCACCAATAGCTAA
- the LOC123999567 gene encoding glycerol-3-phosphate acyltransferase 3-like isoform X3, protein MTDLCEGGMDDLWSITTLLLQWATLRIQRGHRDRPTLPVPAPLPNGLIQREGGSMEQEMGELRRYRTQSISRGEFALSDSFYFYRKGLESIVDDQVTQRFSSEELVSWNLLTRTNHNFHYISLRLTIIWGLGVIIRYCVLFPLRITLAIIGISWLVIGTTLVGFLPNRRVKNWLSELVHLMCYRICARGLSATIQYHNKNNKPQKGGICVANHTSPIDIVILANDGCYAMVGQSHSGLMGVIQRSMVRSCPHVWFERSEMRDRHAVTSRLRAHVAAKRNLPILIFPEGTCINNTSVMMFKKGSFEIGGTIYPVAIKYDPRFGDAFWNSAKYNMVSYLLRMMTSWAIVVNVWYLPPMTRQEGEDATKFANRVKSAIAHQGGLLDMAWDGSLKRDKVKEEFKEHQQKMYSSMVVGKKARDSQEPHTESTNS, encoded by the exons ATGACAGATCTctgtgagggagggatggatgaccTGTGGAGTATAACGACTTTGTTGCTGCAG TGGGCCACCCTGCGGATCCAGAGAGGACACAGGGATCGACCCACTCTGCCCGTGCCTGCTCCGCTACCCAATG gaCTCATCCAGAGGGAGGGTGGCTCTATGGAACAGGAGATGGGGGAGCTGCGTCGGTATCGTACCCAGTCCATATCGAGGGGAGAGTTTGCGCTGAGCGACTCATTCTACTTCTACAGAAAGGGCCTGGAGAGCATCGTGGATGACCAGGTCACTCAGCGCTTCTCCTCTGAGGAGCTGGTCTCCTGGAACCTCCTGACCCGCACAAACCACAACTTTCACTACATCAGCCTGCGCCTCACCATCATCTGGGGCCTGGGCGTGATCATACGTTACTGTGTCCTTTTCCCTCTCAG GATAACCCTGGCAATCATAGGGATTAGCTGGCTGGTGATCGGGACAACTTTGGTGGGGTTTCTACCTAACAGGAG AGTGAAGAACTGGCTCAGTGAGTTAGTCCATCTGATGTGCTATAGGATCTGTGCCAGAGGCCTCTCTGCCACCATCCAATACCACAACAA AAATAATAAACCACAAAAAGGAGGAATATGCGTAGCAAACCACACCTCACCTATTGACATTGTCATTTTGGCCAATGATGGATGCTACGCTATG GTGGGTCAAAGTCACAGTGGGCTGATGGGGGTCATCCAGAGATCAATGGTGAGGTCCTGCCCACATGTGTGGTTTGAGAGGTCGGAGATGAGAGACCGGCATGCTGTTACCAGTAG ATTGAGGGCTCATGTTGCAGCGAAGCGCAATCTACCCATTTTGATTTTCCCAGAGG GTACCTGCATCAACAACACATCAGTCATGATGTTCAAGAAGGGAAGCTTTGAGATTGGAGGGACAATATACCCAGTTGCAATCAAG TATGACCCACGCTTTGGAGATGCCTTCTGGAACAGTGCCAAGTACAACATGGTGAGCTACCTACTGAGAATGATGACTAGCTGGGCCATCGTGGTCAATGTGTGGTACCTGCCCCCAATGACCAGACAG GAAGGGGAAGATGCTACCAAGTTTGCCAACCGAGTGAAGTCTGCTATTGCACATCAGGGAGGGCTGTTGGACATGGCGTG gGATGGGAGCTTGAAGAGAGACAAGGTGAAAGAAGAATTTAAAGAGCATCAACAGAAGATGTACAGCAGTATGGTTGTGGGAAAGAAAGCTAGAGACTCACAAGAGCCTCACACAGAGAGCACCAATAGCTAA
- the LOC123999567 gene encoding glycerol-3-phosphate acyltransferase 3-like isoform X5 produces MTDLCEGGMDDLWSITTLLLQVWFSVMIGLIMIPAMFGLSLGVTSVYIQILVKILEWATLRIQRGHRDRPTLPVPAPLPNGLIQREGGSMEQEMGELRRYRTQSISRGEFALSDSFYFYRKGLESIVDDQVTQRFSSEELVSWNLLTRTNHNFHYISLRLTIIWGLGVIIRYCVLFPLRITLAIIGISWLVIGTTLVGFLPNRRVKNWLSELVHLMCYRICARGLSATIQYHNKNNKPQKGGICVANHTSPIDIVILANDGCYAMVGQSHSGLMGVIQRSMVRSCPHVWFERSEMRDRHAVTSRLRAHVAAKRNLPILIFPEGTCINNTSVMMFKKGSFEIGGTIYPVAIKYDPRFGDAFWNSAKYNMVSYLLRMMTSWAIVVNVWYLPPMTRQEGEDATKFANRVKSAIAHQGGLLDMA; encoded by the exons ATGACAGATCTctgtgagggagggatggatgaccTGTGGAGTATAACGACTTTGTTGCTGCAGGTGTGGTTCTCCGTGATGATTGGGCTCATCATGATACCTGCTATGTTTGGCCTCTCCCTGGGGGTCACTTCGGTCTATATTCAGATTCTGGTCAAAATATTGGAG TGGGCCACCCTGCGGATCCAGAGAGGACACAGGGATCGACCCACTCTGCCCGTGCCTGCTCCGCTACCCAATG gaCTCATCCAGAGGGAGGGTGGCTCTATGGAACAGGAGATGGGGGAGCTGCGTCGGTATCGTACCCAGTCCATATCGAGGGGAGAGTTTGCGCTGAGCGACTCATTCTACTTCTACAGAAAGGGCCTGGAGAGCATCGTGGATGACCAGGTCACTCAGCGCTTCTCCTCTGAGGAGCTGGTCTCCTGGAACCTCCTGACCCGCACAAACCACAACTTTCACTACATCAGCCTGCGCCTCACCATCATCTGGGGCCTGGGCGTGATCATACGTTACTGTGTCCTTTTCCCTCTCAG GATAACCCTGGCAATCATAGGGATTAGCTGGCTGGTGATCGGGACAACTTTGGTGGGGTTTCTACCTAACAGGAG AGTGAAGAACTGGCTCAGTGAGTTAGTCCATCTGATGTGCTATAGGATCTGTGCCAGAGGCCTCTCTGCCACCATCCAATACCACAACAA AAATAATAAACCACAAAAAGGAGGAATATGCGTAGCAAACCACACCTCACCTATTGACATTGTCATTTTGGCCAATGATGGATGCTACGCTATG GTGGGTCAAAGTCACAGTGGGCTGATGGGGGTCATCCAGAGATCAATGGTGAGGTCCTGCCCACATGTGTGGTTTGAGAGGTCGGAGATGAGAGACCGGCATGCTGTTACCAGTAG ATTGAGGGCTCATGTTGCAGCGAAGCGCAATCTACCCATTTTGATTTTCCCAGAGG GTACCTGCATCAACAACACATCAGTCATGATGTTCAAGAAGGGAAGCTTTGAGATTGGAGGGACAATATACCCAGTTGCAATCAAG TATGACCCACGCTTTGGAGATGCCTTCTGGAACAGTGCCAAGTACAACATGGTGAGCTACCTACTGAGAATGATGACTAGCTGGGCCATCGTGGTCAATGTGTGGTACCTGCCCCCAATGACCAGACAG GAAGGGGAAGATGCTACCAAGTTTGCCAACCGAGTGAAGTCTGCTATTGCACATCAGGGAGGGCTGTTGGACATGGCGTG
- the LOC123999567 gene encoding glycerol-3-phosphate acyltransferase 3-like isoform X4, whose amino-acid sequence MTDLCEGGMDDLWSITTLLLQVWFSVMIGLIMIPAMFGLSLGVTSVYIQILVKILEWATLRIQRGHRDRPTLPVPAPLPNGLIQREGGSMEQEMGELRRYRTQSISRGEFALSDSFYFYRKGLESIVDDQVTQRFSSEELVSWNLLTRTNHNFHYISLRLTIIWGLGVIIRYCVLFPLRITLAIIGISWLVIGTTLVGFLPNRRVKNWLSELVHLMCYRICARGLSATIQYHNKNNKPQKGGICVANHTSPIDIVILANDGCYAMVGQSHSGLMGVIQRSMVRSCPHVWFERSEMRDRHAVTSRLRAHVAAKRNLPILIFPEGTCINNTSVMMFKKGSFEIGGTIYPVAIKYDPRFGDAFWNSAKYNMVSYLLRMMTSWAIVVNVWYLPPMTRQEGEDATKFANRVKSAIAHQGGLLDMAWQSRG is encoded by the exons ATGACAGATCTctgtgagggagggatggatgaccTGTGGAGTATAACGACTTTGTTGCTGCAGGTGTGGTTCTCCGTGATGATTGGGCTCATCATGATACCTGCTATGTTTGGCCTCTCCCTGGGGGTCACTTCGGTCTATATTCAGATTCTGGTCAAAATATTGGAG TGGGCCACCCTGCGGATCCAGAGAGGACACAGGGATCGACCCACTCTGCCCGTGCCTGCTCCGCTACCCAATG gaCTCATCCAGAGGGAGGGTGGCTCTATGGAACAGGAGATGGGGGAGCTGCGTCGGTATCGTACCCAGTCCATATCGAGGGGAGAGTTTGCGCTGAGCGACTCATTCTACTTCTACAGAAAGGGCCTGGAGAGCATCGTGGATGACCAGGTCACTCAGCGCTTCTCCTCTGAGGAGCTGGTCTCCTGGAACCTCCTGACCCGCACAAACCACAACTTTCACTACATCAGCCTGCGCCTCACCATCATCTGGGGCCTGGGCGTGATCATACGTTACTGTGTCCTTTTCCCTCTCAG GATAACCCTGGCAATCATAGGGATTAGCTGGCTGGTGATCGGGACAACTTTGGTGGGGTTTCTACCTAACAGGAG AGTGAAGAACTGGCTCAGTGAGTTAGTCCATCTGATGTGCTATAGGATCTGTGCCAGAGGCCTCTCTGCCACCATCCAATACCACAACAA AAATAATAAACCACAAAAAGGAGGAATATGCGTAGCAAACCACACCTCACCTATTGACATTGTCATTTTGGCCAATGATGGATGCTACGCTATG GTGGGTCAAAGTCACAGTGGGCTGATGGGGGTCATCCAGAGATCAATGGTGAGGTCCTGCCCACATGTGTGGTTTGAGAGGTCGGAGATGAGAGACCGGCATGCTGTTACCAGTAG ATTGAGGGCTCATGTTGCAGCGAAGCGCAATCTACCCATTTTGATTTTCCCAGAGG GTACCTGCATCAACAACACATCAGTCATGATGTTCAAGAAGGGAAGCTTTGAGATTGGAGGGACAATATACCCAGTTGCAATCAAG TATGACCCACGCTTTGGAGATGCCTTCTGGAACAGTGCCAAGTACAACATGGTGAGCTACCTACTGAGAATGATGACTAGCTGGGCCATCGTGGTCAATGTGTGGTACCTGCCCCCAATGACCAGACAG GAAGGGGAAGATGCTACCAAGTTTGCCAACCGAGTGAAGTCTGCTATTGCACATCAGGGAGGGCTGTTGGACATGGCGTG